In Streptomyces dangxiongensis, one DNA window encodes the following:
- a CDS encoding DUF6286 domain-containing protein, with product MTSASGPPGRDSTPSAAVPLTKEPGPPERDVSGPDPTSGRRDAGHRSHRPWSARRIPAALVASVILVAAVAALIDVIAVRAGRPAAAWRRHLAAELATRSVDDVWMLTGAAVAAAVGVWLIVLALTPGLRRWLPQRSPAECPRLRASLDRDGAAGLLRDAALRVPGVGAARVRVRRHRIRARAEVRFRDPRQVKDDLTAVLDEERDRLALARPARIVVRVRRRTD from the coding sequence ATGACCTCCGCCTCCGGCCCTCCCGGCCGCGACTCCACGCCGTCCGCCGCGGTGCCGCTGACGAAGGAGCCCGGACCACCCGAACGCGACGTGTCCGGGCCGGACCCCACGTCCGGTCGGCGCGACGCGGGGCACCGGTCCCACCGGCCGTGGTCCGCGCGCCGTATTCCGGCCGCGCTGGTCGCCTCGGTGATCCTCGTGGCGGCGGTCGCGGCGCTGATCGACGTCATCGCCGTACGAGCGGGACGCCCGGCGGCGGCCTGGCGGCGGCACCTGGCGGCCGAACTGGCCACCCGCTCCGTGGACGACGTGTGGATGCTGACGGGAGCCGCCGTGGCCGCCGCCGTCGGCGTCTGGCTGATCGTCCTCGCCCTCACCCCCGGGCTGCGTCGCTGGCTGCCCCAGCGCTCCCCCGCCGAGTGCCCGCGGCTGCGGGCCTCCCTGGACCGCGACGGCGCCGCCGGCCTGCTGCGTGACGCCGCGCTGCGGGTCCCCGGAGTCGGCGCGGCGCGCGTCCGGGTACGCCGTCACCGCATCAGAGCGCGCGCCGAGGTCCGCTTCCGCGACCCCCGGCAGGTGAAGGACGACCTCACCGCCGTCCTCGACGAGGAACGCGACCGGCTGGCCCTCGCCCGTCCCGCGCGCATCGTCGTACGGGTGCGGCGACGCACCGACTGA
- a CDS encoding alkaline shock response membrane anchor protein AmaP, which produces MASRSARNRTLLALAGLVLLGGGLLVLFAGLDLYRRRDLVPPTGWPLTTRHDVLLGSADRVRWSGQGWWWWAAVIAALVLVAALALWWLLAQLGRRRPGALSVGGTPPQEGVELRDHALSDAIATEAGALPGVEHAAVRITGRPARTRTHVRLTLTPDGAPGATLGALCEGPLRTARRSTGRPDMPTVVRLQVARHTPHRVE; this is translated from the coding sequence ATGGCGTCGCGATCCGCACGCAACCGCACTCTGCTGGCCCTCGCCGGACTGGTCCTGCTCGGCGGTGGGCTGCTGGTCCTCTTCGCCGGGCTCGACCTCTACCGGCGACGCGATCTGGTCCCGCCCACGGGCTGGCCCCTGACCACCCGGCACGACGTCCTGCTCGGCTCCGCCGACCGGGTCCGCTGGAGCGGCCAGGGCTGGTGGTGGTGGGCCGCCGTCATCGCCGCGCTCGTCCTCGTCGCCGCGCTCGCCCTGTGGTGGCTGCTCGCCCAACTGGGCCGGCGCCGCCCCGGAGCGCTGTCCGTCGGCGGCACACCACCGCAGGAGGGCGTCGAACTGCGCGACCACGCCCTCAGCGACGCGATCGCGACCGAAGCCGGGGCCCTGCCGGGGGTCGAGCACGCGGCCGTACGCATCACCGGCCGGCCCGCCCGCACCCGCACCCACGTCAGGCTCACCCTCACCCCCGATGGCGCGCCCGGCGCCACCCTCGGTGCCCTCTGCGAAGGCCCGCTCCGCACCGCTCGCCGGTCCACCGGCCGCCCCGACATGCCCACCGTGGTCCGCCTCCAGGTCGCCCGCCACACACCACACCGCGTGGAGTGA
- a CDS encoding type 1 periplasmic-binding domain-containing protein encodes MTTPLGDPGFPNEQATVFVREFRVTVAPTYENRAKLATSPPLFLLRVPRASYRTGVDRVVAALAGALRQRVPFAHLPAGTGEGADARLLSAGAGTQLSRSAPQHMTPDRFPHFHVMCDLVGYIRSHPQEWADNGNQEAELRAHAGERRAHRGGALAFTRMEGPALDGLAGFLAGLSWLSFVQLLPRRIWARHISRKVMRAWLGAEPVAQGSNNLFRVMDHLAAERSVQLVDDAAHEETLQEFDWLLLRALLEDLRRPAIGRVLPGRRRRTSRPVLFLELPPAGEPGARAAERFLRSLRRARATAGPPGPLVVAVGVPSDALLRELGDPAESTFPEASVHLAADGTAGEPPVLVTVSGADLAARGVPVLPVDPKTFRFSRYVPATIVSGVTTLALLTTGLLLRPVVFPPPRDCLGGTGSVAESAPTEPVPVQATAWYEAAVRTIDQQNARVEQYAAQGRRVRTVVAFVSDPPTTDDETRFDGTIPELRGIAMWQERLIREAAADDSLIPLRVDVREAGVAFHDAEREADKLVAEVADEKSVPASDRVVGVLGFAQSRTETQAALQDLGDAGIPTIGTTATADEMLTGSAALTYWPSTPFNSREARIEADFARTENIVAEPGFEDRCVPAEHAIVIESSADLYSHSLARRFVGDFDGTHQVFDFDQEGRFGSTPLSGAVSEHGAASLARALCDALEDEPDSVVYWSARAKDFTALINSMDTAGTCTSRDVTVLGGNELTNVAQTGAFANKDWLRLYYSAHRLPTDDPGASDRTRQFVADYDAFVKATTAGTDPWRQDGHSAVSYDAFHVLSQAVRQAGLADPDIERKSVLLVLQAGIAFNGATGYVSYDGANAPPRDKTLVLLRQTGDRPKAVLACGAYDQHRSSEAQGPPCAG; translated from the coding sequence ATGACCACACCTCTTGGCGACCCCGGATTCCCCAACGAGCAAGCCACCGTCTTCGTGCGGGAGTTCCGGGTGACCGTGGCCCCCACGTACGAGAACCGGGCGAAGCTGGCGACCAGTCCGCCGTTGTTCCTCCTGCGCGTTCCGCGCGCGTCGTACCGGACCGGCGTGGACCGTGTCGTCGCCGCCCTGGCCGGAGCCCTGCGGCAGCGGGTGCCGTTCGCCCACCTGCCGGCCGGGACCGGAGAGGGAGCCGACGCCCGGCTGCTCTCCGCCGGCGCCGGAACGCAGTTGTCCCGCAGCGCTCCCCAGCACATGACTCCCGACCGCTTCCCGCACTTCCACGTCATGTGCGACCTGGTGGGGTACATCAGGTCGCACCCGCAGGAGTGGGCGGACAACGGCAACCAGGAAGCGGAGCTGCGGGCCCACGCCGGTGAGCGGCGGGCCCATCGCGGCGGCGCGTTGGCCTTCACCAGGATGGAGGGCCCGGCTCTCGACGGGCTCGCCGGATTCCTGGCCGGTCTGAGCTGGCTGTCGTTCGTCCAGCTACTTCCGCGACGGATCTGGGCCCGTCACATCTCCCGCAAGGTGATGCGGGCCTGGCTCGGCGCGGAACCGGTGGCCCAGGGCAGCAACAACCTCTTCCGCGTGATGGACCACCTGGCCGCCGAGCGCTCCGTCCAGCTCGTGGACGACGCGGCCCACGAGGAGACGCTCCAGGAGTTCGACTGGCTCCTGCTGCGCGCCCTGCTGGAAGACCTGCGCCGGCCCGCGATCGGCCGCGTCCTGCCCGGCCGGCGCCGCAGAACCAGCCGCCCGGTCCTCTTCCTGGAGCTACCCCCGGCAGGAGAGCCGGGGGCCCGCGCCGCGGAGCGCTTCCTGCGTTCCCTGCGCCGAGCCCGGGCCACCGCCGGGCCGCCGGGCCCGCTCGTCGTCGCCGTGGGCGTCCCGTCCGACGCCCTGCTGCGGGAGCTGGGCGATCCGGCCGAGAGCACGTTCCCGGAAGCGAGTGTGCACCTCGCCGCCGACGGCACCGCCGGCGAACCGCCCGTCCTGGTCACCGTCTCCGGAGCCGATCTGGCGGCGCGCGGCGTGCCCGTTCTGCCCGTCGATCCGAAGACCTTCAGGTTCAGCCGGTACGTCCCCGCCACGATCGTGAGCGGAGTGACCACGCTCGCCCTGCTCACAACGGGACTGCTGCTCCGGCCGGTCGTCTTCCCCCCGCCGCGCGACTGCCTCGGCGGCACCGGATCCGTGGCGGAGTCCGCTCCCACCGAGCCGGTACCGGTGCAGGCCACCGCCTGGTACGAGGCGGCCGTGCGGACCATCGACCAGCAGAACGCACGGGTCGAGCAGTACGCCGCCCAGGGCCGTAGGGTGCGGACGGTCGTCGCCTTCGTGTCCGATCCGCCGACGACCGACGACGAGACGCGCTTCGACGGGACGATCCCGGAGCTGCGCGGCATCGCGATGTGGCAGGAGCGGCTGATCCGTGAGGCCGCCGCCGACGACTCCCTGATACCCCTGCGCGTGGACGTACGCGAGGCGGGAGTCGCCTTCCACGACGCCGAGAGGGAGGCGGACAAGCTCGTCGCGGAGGTGGCCGACGAGAAGAGCGTCCCGGCGTCCGACCGGGTCGTCGGCGTGCTGGGTTTCGCGCAGAGCCGCACCGAGACCCAGGCGGCCCTCCAGGACCTCGGCGATGCGGGCATCCCCACGATCGGCACCACCGCGACCGCCGACGAGATGCTCACCGGCTCCGCCGCACTGACCTACTGGCCGTCCACGCCGTTCAATTCCCGCGAGGCACGGATCGAGGCGGACTTCGCGCGCACGGAGAACATCGTGGCGGAGCCCGGCTTCGAGGACCGCTGCGTCCCGGCCGAGCATGCGATCGTGATCGAGAGCTCCGCGGACCTGTACAGCCACAGCCTGGCCCGCCGGTTCGTCGGCGACTTCGACGGCACGCACCAGGTGTTCGACTTCGACCAGGAGGGCAGGTTCGGCTCCACACCGCTGAGCGGCGCCGTCAGCGAGCACGGCGCCGCCTCACTGGCACGGGCGCTGTGCGACGCGCTGGAGGACGAACCGGACTCGGTGGTGTACTGGTCGGCGCGGGCCAAGGACTTCACCGCCCTCATCAACTCCATGGACACCGCCGGGACGTGCACCTCGCGCGACGTGACGGTCCTCGGCGGCAACGAGCTGACCAACGTGGCGCAGACCGGCGCCTTCGCCAACAAGGACTGGCTGCGCCTGTACTACTCCGCGCACCGGCTGCCGACCGACGATCCGGGCGCGAGCGACAGGACCCGACAGTTCGTGGCCGACTACGACGCCTTCGTGAAGGCCACCACCGCGGGCACCGATCCCTGGCGGCAGGACGGCCACTCCGCGGTCTCGTACGACGCCTTCCACGTCCTGTCCCAGGCGGTGCGCCAGGCCGGACTGGCCGACCCGGACATCGAGCGCAAATCCGTCCTGCTGGTCCTCCAAGCCGGGATCGCCTTCAACGGGGCCACCGGATACGTCTCCTACGACGGCGCCAACGCCCCGCCCCGCGACAAGACCCTGGTCCTGCTGCGCCAGACGGGAGACAGACCGAAGGCGGTCCTCGCCTGCGGCGCCTATGACCAGCACCGGTCGAGCGAGGCCCAGGGCCCGCCCTGCGCGGGCTGA
- a CDS encoding Pycsar system effector family protein, whose amino-acid sequence MTANRTEIGRADTKAAVLLGVTGAVLGAFVGVSPSPAILRWSAVVTSLLAVLCFVCAIMPRHRTDSRYDAAGPAYFGHITAGMGSQRLSRAFERASRDPAGPLLASLLVTSDIIRKKYRWVERGTFLLVAALPQFAAALYTA is encoded by the coding sequence ATGACGGCGAACCGAACGGAGATCGGGCGGGCGGACACCAAGGCCGCCGTCCTGCTCGGGGTCACAGGAGCCGTGCTCGGCGCCTTCGTCGGGGTCTCCCCGAGCCCCGCGATCCTGCGGTGGAGCGCGGTCGTCACCTCACTCCTGGCCGTCCTCTGCTTCGTGTGCGCCATCATGCCGCGTCACCGGACCGACAGCCGGTACGACGCCGCCGGCCCCGCCTACTTCGGACACATCACGGCGGGGATGGGCAGCCAGAGGCTGAGCCGGGCCTTCGAACGTGCCTCGCGCGATCCCGCCGGCCCGCTGCTGGCCTCGCTGCTGGTCACCAGCGACATCATCCGCAAGAAGTACCGCTGGGTGGAACGGGGCACGTTCCTGCTGGTCGCCGCGCTCCCGCAGTTCGCCGCCGCCCTGTACACCGCATGA
- a CDS encoding Crp/Fnr family transcriptional regulator translates to MTLHQPPRRSLRDFTGEAVWADMVERSFERRHPAGSVLLRQGEPGTHVLAVVTGVAKVIRQERNGDLSLLAFRGPGELLGEVAVLDDGVRSASVESISRCVVGVMGKAEFLAFVGRHGLFPVLVRYALTRLRESDEARGGGDVRTRLAAALVHLIDISGNPHSAHGPGGPVELALTRHELAQHLGTSRNTVTAALNDLAPCGVRVGRKRIIVDDLPALRLTADREA, encoded by the coding sequence ATGACGCTGCATCAGCCCCCACGGCGAAGTCTCCGTGACTTCACCGGGGAAGCGGTCTGGGCCGACATGGTGGAGCGTTCCTTCGAGCGACGGCATCCGGCGGGCAGCGTCCTGCTGCGGCAGGGCGAGCCCGGTACGCACGTGCTCGCCGTCGTGACGGGCGTGGCCAAGGTCATCCGGCAGGAGCGGAACGGTGACCTGTCGCTCCTCGCCTTCCGCGGACCCGGTGAACTGCTGGGGGAGGTAGCCGTGTTGGACGACGGTGTCCGCTCGGCGAGCGTCGAGTCCATCTCCCGGTGCGTCGTGGGCGTCATGGGCAAGGCGGAGTTCCTCGCGTTCGTCGGCAGGCACGGCCTGTTCCCCGTGCTCGTGCGGTACGCCCTCACGCGATTGCGGGAGTCGGACGAGGCCCGGGGCGGCGGCGACGTCCGCACCCGGCTGGCCGCCGCGCTGGTGCACCTGATCGACATCTCGGGCAACCCTCACTCCGCCCACGGCCCGGGTGGCCCCGTGGAGCTGGCGCTGACCCGCCACGAGCTGGCCCAGCACCTGGGGACGTCCCGGAACACCGTCACCGCCGCCCTGAACGACCTGGCGCCCTGTGGTGTCCGCGTGGGACGGAAGCGAATCATCGTCGATGACCTGCCGGCTCTGCGGCTCACCGCCGACCGGGAGGCGTAG
- a CDS encoding MarR family winged helix-turn-helix transcriptional regulator, with the protein MSTPPKRPDAMRPDAGQVYRRYLSAVMLHGHASARACELGATDLYALNILQLSGPMSPGELAERTGLTTGPTTRLIDRLEQAGYARRAPDPGDRRKVVVRPAGEPADLDRVMTPARQKVGEILADYTPEQLDTLFDYFTRATRAYQAATDELRDTKPSR; encoded by the coding sequence GTGTCAACGCCGCCCAAGCGCCCCGATGCCATGCGCCCCGATGCCGGCCAGGTCTACCGGCGCTACCTGAGCGCGGTCATGCTCCACGGCCACGCGAGCGCCAGAGCGTGCGAACTGGGTGCCACCGACCTGTACGCGCTGAACATCCTCCAGTTGTCCGGACCGATGTCCCCCGGCGAACTGGCCGAACGCACAGGCCTGACGACCGGCCCGACGACCCGGTTGATCGACAGGCTTGAGCAGGCCGGCTACGCCCGCCGCGCACCCGACCCCGGGGACCGGCGCAAGGTCGTCGTGCGGCCGGCCGGCGAACCGGCGGACCTGGACCGCGTCATGACGCCCGCGCGGCAGAAGGTCGGAGAGATCCTCGCCGATTACACGCCGGAGCAACTGGACACCCTCTTCGACTACTTCACCCGCGCCACCCGGGCCTATCAGGCCGCGACGGACGAACTGCGCGACACGAAGCCGAGCCGCTGA
- a CDS encoding SgcJ/EcaC family oxidoreductase — protein MNIRTPADPTRESDAAVIRDLLEESRAAWNRGDGTAYGRCFARDASDVTFAGTVYRGGGEIGRAHQALFTGFLKGTELTLDITDIRFYGPDTAVVVTRGDVGKGRPGRLGKLATYTVVRDRDSAGGWLIAAVQKTRHKRLMEALSFRLQPATRPATR, from the coding sequence GTGAACATCCGCACCCCTGCCGACCCCACCCGTGAGAGCGATGCGGCCGTGATCCGTGACCTCCTCGAAGAGAGCCGCGCGGCGTGGAACCGCGGTGACGGAACCGCGTACGGCCGGTGCTTCGCCCGGGACGCGTCCGACGTGACCTTCGCCGGCACCGTCTACCGCGGCGGCGGGGAGATCGGCCGCGCCCACCAGGCGCTGTTCACCGGATTCCTCAAGGGCACCGAGCTGACCCTCGACATCACCGACATCCGCTTCTACGGCCCCGACACCGCCGTCGTCGTCACCCGCGGTGATGTCGGCAAGGGCCGGCCCGGGCGGCTGGGCAAACTCGCCACCTACACGGTCGTCCGCGACCGCGACAGCGCGGGCGGGTGGCTGATCGCCGCCGTGCAGAAGACCCGGCACAAGCGCCTGATGGAGGCCCTGTCGTTCCGGCTCCAGCCCGCCACCCGGCCCGCCACCCGGTGA
- a CDS encoding phytanoyl-CoA dioxygenase family protein, producing the protein MLTDAEIESFVADGFVRVPGAVPRATVEECRAQLWAASGCSPDDPRSWTEPVVRIGAMATAAFREAANGPALHEAYDQLAGAGRWRAPLGLGTFPLRFPSEKDPGDDGWHLDAGWTSETGEYRVSLRSRGRALLMLFLFSDVGPDDAPTRIRAGSHLDLPPRLAGAGEEGRAWFPLCAEAVPASEGRREVAATGRAGDVFLCHPFLIHAAQRHGGSTPRLLAQPPLEPTGLLDLDGPEPSPVERAVLAGLRRA; encoded by the coding sequence ATGCTTACCGACGCCGAGATCGAGTCCTTCGTCGCGGACGGTTTCGTCCGCGTCCCGGGAGCCGTCCCGAGGGCGACGGTGGAGGAGTGCCGCGCGCAACTGTGGGCGGCGAGCGGCTGCTCACCCGACGACCCCCGGAGCTGGACCGAGCCGGTCGTGCGGATCGGCGCCATGGCCACCGCGGCGTTCCGCGAGGCGGCCAACGGCCCGGCGCTGCACGAGGCGTACGACCAGTTGGCGGGAGCGGGGCGCTGGCGTGCTCCGCTCGGGCTGGGCACCTTCCCGCTCCGCTTCCCGAGTGAGAAGGACCCCGGTGACGACGGCTGGCACCTGGACGCGGGCTGGACCTCGGAGACGGGCGAGTACCGGGTGAGCCTGCGTTCACGCGGACGCGCCTTGCTGATGCTGTTCCTCTTCTCCGACGTCGGTCCGGACGACGCACCCACCCGCATCCGGGCCGGCTCACACCTGGACCTGCCGCCGCGGCTGGCCGGCGCGGGCGAGGAGGGCCGGGCGTGGTTCCCGCTGTGCGCGGAGGCCGTTCCGGCCTCCGAGGGCCGCCGCGAGGTGGCCGCCACCGGAAGGGCCGGGGATGTGTTCCTGTGCCACCCGTTCCTCATCCACGCCGCCCAGCGGCACGGCGGGAGCACCCCGCGCCTTCTCGCTCAGCCGCCGCTGGAGCCGACGGGCCTGCTGGACCTCGACGGCCCGGAGCCGTCGCCCGTGGAGCGGGCCGTACTGGCGGGCCTGCGCCGGGCCTGA
- a CDS encoding PP2C family protein-serine/threonine phosphatase: MDLVGNEGLGLDEVLRAAEEAAPTESVDVVARNLEKRFGVRAVSFWLVDLIGREAVRLPRAGESLRDGTQRAGLRGSVYDQVLRSQHLHHEYDADEGFRVVAPVSNRGDCIGVLELSVPRLDDEVREEIGKAAHALAYIVVTDRRFTDLYHWGRRTTGMSLAAEIQHQLLPSAACCEAPQFTLAGGLLPADDVGGDTYDYTLDADALHLSITDAMGHDTASALLATLTVNALRGARRAGLGLTEQAHAAHQAIRTHGRGMTTGQLLHIELDSGRCRLVNAGHPWPLRLRDGLVEEIPLRINLPFGVPLPVRYEAQDIDLRAGDRLLLFTDGMCEREAATLDMAALLRDTYGEHPREVVRALADSVHDVCGGVLADDATILVLDWHGSRLGELHAADAAFS; this comes from the coding sequence GTGGACCTGGTGGGGAACGAGGGCTTGGGTCTGGACGAGGTGCTGCGAGCCGCCGAGGAGGCGGCGCCGACCGAATCGGTCGACGTCGTCGCCCGGAACCTGGAGAAGCGGTTCGGCGTTCGAGCGGTGTCGTTCTGGCTCGTCGACCTGATCGGGCGGGAGGCCGTGCGGCTGCCCCGCGCCGGCGAGTCCCTGCGCGACGGCACACAGCGGGCCGGGCTGCGGGGCAGCGTGTACGACCAGGTCCTGCGCAGCCAGCACCTGCACCACGAGTACGACGCCGACGAGGGGTTCCGCGTCGTCGCGCCGGTGTCGAACCGGGGCGACTGCATCGGGGTGCTGGAGCTGTCGGTGCCCCGCCTGGACGACGAGGTACGGGAGGAGATCGGGAAGGCCGCGCACGCGCTGGCGTACATCGTGGTCACCGACCGGCGCTTCACCGACCTGTACCACTGGGGAAGACGCACCACCGGCATGAGCCTGGCCGCGGAGATCCAGCACCAGCTACTGCCCTCGGCCGCCTGCTGCGAGGCCCCGCAGTTCACCCTCGCCGGCGGCCTCCTCCCGGCGGACGACGTGGGAGGCGACACCTACGACTACACCCTCGACGCCGACGCGCTGCACCTGTCGATCACCGACGCCATGGGGCACGACACCGCCTCCGCCCTGCTGGCCACCCTCACCGTCAACGCCCTGCGCGGCGCCCGGCGCGCCGGGCTCGGCCTCACCGAGCAGGCCCACGCCGCCCATCAGGCGATCCGGACGCACGGCCGCGGCATGACCACCGGGCAGCTACTGCACATCGAGCTGGACAGCGGGCGCTGCCGGCTGGTCAACGCCGGGCACCCGTGGCCCCTGCGCCTGCGCGACGGGCTGGTGGAGGAGATCCCCCTGCGGATCAACCTGCCGTTCGGGGTGCCGCTCCCGGTCCGTTACGAGGCACAGGACATCGACCTGCGCGCCGGTGACCGCCTGCTGCTGTTCACCGACGGCATGTGCGAACGGGAGGCCGCCACCCTCGACATGGCGGCCCTGCTGCGGGACACCTATGGCGAGCACCCCCGCGAGGTCGTGCGCGCGCTGGCCGACTCGGTGCACGACGTGTGCGGGGGCGTCCTGGCCGACGACGCCACCATCCTGGTCCTGGACTGGCACGGCTCCCGGCTCGGGGAGCTGCACGCGGCCGACGCCGCATTCTCCTGA